A genomic segment from Pistricoccus aurantiacus encodes:
- the wecB gene encoding non-hydrolyzing UDP-N-acetylglucosamine 2-epimerase, producing MKTLCVFGTRPEAIKMAPLALALSHDDRFDAKVCVTGQHREMLDQVLDLFALTPDFDLDIMRPGQDLTDITTAILQGMKTALQEIKPDIVLVHGDTATTFATTLAAYYQQIPVAHVEAGLRTGNLYSPWPEEANRKLTGALAELHFAPTERSRQNLLEEGVAPDKIHVTGNTVIDALLEVVDKLENDRSYQQRFGQRFDFLDSQRRLILVTGHRRESFGGGFERICQALRETAIAHPDTQIVYPVHLNPNVQEPVKRLLADTDNIYLIEPLDYLPFVYLMNRAHIILTDSGGIQEEAPSLGKPVLVMRETTERPEAVQAGTVKLVGTDVKQIVEELNSLLTDSQAYDAMSYAHNPYGDGKACSRILDTLSVYK from the coding sequence TTGAAAACACTCTGTGTCTTTGGGACTCGTCCAGAGGCCATCAAGATGGCGCCGCTGGCACTGGCGCTTTCCCACGACGACCGCTTCGACGCCAAGGTATGCGTGACCGGCCAGCATCGCGAAATGCTCGATCAGGTGCTGGATCTGTTTGCGCTGACGCCGGACTTCGATCTCGACATCATGCGCCCGGGCCAGGATCTCACCGATATCACCACCGCCATCCTGCAGGGCATGAAAACCGCACTGCAGGAGATCAAGCCCGATATCGTGCTGGTGCACGGCGATACCGCCACCACCTTCGCCACAACCCTGGCCGCCTATTACCAGCAGATTCCCGTGGCGCATGTGGAAGCGGGGCTGCGCACCGGCAACCTCTACTCGCCCTGGCCGGAAGAAGCCAATCGCAAGCTGACCGGCGCCCTGGCGGAACTGCATTTCGCGCCCACCGAGCGCTCCCGGCAGAATCTGCTGGAAGAGGGCGTGGCCCCGGACAAGATCCACGTGACCGGCAATACGGTCATCGATGCGTTGCTCGAGGTGGTGGACAAGCTGGAAAACGACCGGTCCTACCAGCAGCGTTTCGGTCAGCGCTTCGATTTTCTCGACAGTCAACGCCGGTTGATCCTGGTCACCGGGCATCGACGCGAAAGCTTCGGCGGCGGGTTCGAGCGCATCTGCCAGGCGCTGCGGGAGACCGCCATCGCCCATCCCGACACCCAGATCGTCTATCCGGTGCACCTCAATCCCAACGTGCAGGAGCCGGTCAAACGCCTGCTGGCGGACACGGACAACATTTACCTGATCGAGCCGTTGGACTACCTGCCGTTCGTCTACCTCATGAACCGGGCGCATATCATCCTGACGGATTCCGGCGGCATCCAGGAAGAAGCCCCGTCCCTGGGCAAACCGGTGCTGGTGATGCGCGAGACCACGGAACGCCCGGAAGCCGTGCAGGCCGGGACGGTGAAACTGGTGGGAACCGACGTGAAACAGATCGTCGAGGAACTGAACTCGTTACTCACGGACTCGCAGGCCTACGACGCGATGAGCTATGCCCATAACCCCTACGGGGACGGTAAAGCCTGCTCGCGTATTCTCGATACGCTTTCTGTCTACAAATAA
- the wecC gene encoding UDP-N-acetyl-D-mannosamine dehydrogenase produces MKFNTISVVGLGYIGLPTAAVIASRQQKVIGVDMNPHVVDTINRGEIHIIEPELDAIVHAAVKKGYMRATTQPEPADAFLIAVPTPFKEENGKQHEPDLSYIEAASKAIAPVLQKGNLVILESTSPVGATEKMTAWLAQARPDLTFPHTHEEDSDIRVAHCPERVLPGHVVRELVENDRVIGGMTEKCSQAATRLYQLFVQGECVTTTARTAEMAKLTENSFRDVNIAFANELSIICDKLGIDVWELIRLANRHPRVNILQPGPGVGGHCIAVDPWFIVSKTPEEAQLIHTARKVNDGKPHWVLDKVKSAVAEFLQENPERNIKDVTIACFGLAFKPNIDDLRESPALAICRNIANWHSGAMCFVEPNIKLLDEELAQHGSLVDQQEAIEKSDVLVMLVDHREFMNSRRLIANGKKIIDTRGVWLIEETRQVPCLT; encoded by the coding sequence ATGAAATTCAATACCATTTCCGTCGTGGGGCTTGGCTATATTGGCTTGCCCACCGCCGCCGTCATCGCGTCGCGTCAGCAGAAAGTCATTGGTGTGGACATGAATCCGCATGTGGTGGATACCATCAACCGCGGCGAAATTCATATCATCGAGCCGGAACTGGACGCCATCGTGCACGCCGCCGTCAAGAAAGGCTACATGCGCGCCACCACCCAGCCGGAACCGGCGGATGCCTTCCTGATCGCCGTGCCCACCCCGTTCAAGGAGGAAAACGGCAAGCAGCACGAACCGGATCTGAGTTATATCGAGGCCGCCAGCAAGGCGATCGCGCCGGTACTGCAGAAAGGCAATCTAGTGATTCTGGAATCCACCTCACCGGTAGGGGCAACGGAAAAGATGACCGCCTGGCTGGCGCAGGCTCGCCCGGATCTGACCTTCCCGCACACGCATGAAGAAGACTCGGACATTCGCGTCGCCCACTGCCCGGAGCGGGTGCTGCCTGGCCATGTGGTACGGGAACTGGTGGAGAACGACCGAGTGATTGGCGGCATGACCGAAAAATGCTCGCAAGCCGCCACCCGGCTGTATCAGCTTTTCGTTCAGGGGGAATGCGTCACCACCACCGCCCGCACCGCCGAGATGGCCAAGCTCACCGAGAACAGCTTTCGCGACGTCAACATCGCCTTCGCCAACGAGCTATCCATCATCTGCGACAAGCTGGGTATCGATGTATGGGAACTGATTCGTCTGGCCAATCGCCATCCTCGTGTCAATATTCTGCAACCGGGCCCTGGGGTGGGCGGACACTGCATCGCCGTGGACCCCTGGTTTATCGTCAGCAAGACTCCCGAGGAAGCGCAGCTCATCCATACCGCCCGCAAGGTCAACGACGGCAAGCCCCACTGGGTGCTGGACAAGGTCAAGTCGGCGGTGGCGGAATTTCTTCAGGAAAACCCGGAGAGAAACATCAAGGACGTCACCATCGCCTGCTTCGGGCTTGCCTTCAAACCGAACATCGATGACCTGCGTGAAAGTCCCGCCCTGGCCATCTGTCGCAATATCGCCAACTGGCATTCCGGCGCCATGTGCTTTGTCGAGCCCAACATCAAGTTGCTGGATGAAGAACTGGCCCAGCATGGCAGCCTGGTGGATCAGCAGGAAGCGATAGAAAAAAGCGATGTGCTGGTGATGCTGGTGGATCACCGGGAATTCATGAACTCCAGGCGTCTGATAGCCAACGGAAAGAAAATCATCGATACCCGGGGGGTGTGGCTGATAGAAGAAACCCGCCAGGTGCCTTGCCTCACTTGA
- a CDS encoding Wzz/FepE/Etk N-terminal domain-containing protein has protein sequence MNQPSAPYSQHNDEISLVDLAKILVRRWKAMAVIFAVVVIAALIYALLMPRTYSYISLYSVAEQGPDMALESPAAVVAKAQNLYLGPETRELLASTDSEKITLPFETEIKNPTETLLIALASEANEDDAGIVEQLHGNLLARLKEGQQALVERRREALKRQLRDAQESLKVAQQSESPSAAEITTSLMERIANLKNALEELRGGEVSQTAVKSLEPTGTGRKLILVMAIVLAGLLAIMGAFVIQFISLVRKSLNEPF, from the coding sequence ATGAACCAGCCTTCAGCCCCTTACTCGCAACACAATGACGAAATTTCTTTGGTCGATCTCGCCAAGATTCTGGTCAGGCGCTGGAAAGCCATGGCGGTTATTTTTGCTGTCGTGGTGATAGCTGCATTGATTTATGCCTTGCTGATGCCGCGTACCTATAGCTACATCTCTCTCTATAGCGTTGCGGAACAGGGGCCGGACATGGCTTTGGAATCACCAGCAGCAGTAGTAGCCAAAGCACAGAATCTTTATCTAGGCCCTGAAACACGCGAATTACTCGCTAGTACGGATTCAGAAAAAATAACCTTGCCGTTTGAAACCGAAATTAAGAACCCGACTGAAACCTTATTGATTGCATTGGCTTCGGAAGCAAATGAAGATGATGCAGGTATCGTTGAGCAGCTTCATGGCAACTTGCTAGCGCGCTTGAAAGAGGGGCAGCAAGCCCTCGTTGAGCGGCGTCGAGAAGCGCTAAAGCGCCAACTTCGGGACGCGCAAGAATCTCTGAAAGTAGCCCAGCAATCCGAAAGTCCGAGCGCAGCGGAAATTACGACCAGCTTGATGGAGCGTATTGCCAATTTAAAAAACGCTTTAGAAGAGTTGCGCGGGGGCGAGGTTTCACAAACGGCAGTAAAAAGTCTGGAGCCAACGGGAACGGGGCGTAAATTGATTCTTGTAATGGCAATTGTGCTGGCAGGCTTGCTCGCGATAATGGGGGCGTTCGTCATCCAATTTATTAGTCTAGTGCGTAAAAGCCTAAACGAGCCTTTTTAA
- a CDS encoding lipopolysaccharide biosynthesis protein — MIKPKAVMFVRLVNISLRGVTLLSKFFLIFLLARFLEPKDVALYGLMAATIGYSLFALGFDFYTYSTRELLATERKHWAGLLRDQGCFFGIVYLVVLPALSLIFIFGLLPLSMAPWFFILVVLEHLAQELNRLLVAMSRQLLASIVLFLRSGLWAALVVVIFWVSEDLRQLDLVFAGWSLGVAAACLLGASALFRLHGGSLKRNIDWSWIRKGIKVALPLLIATLAIRGVFTLDRYWVQAVANVDVLAAYVLFAGVANAVMSFLDAGVFVFLYPKLISAYHQADRTAFNNGFRQLFIQTLAVTITLSGLAAILIFPLLEWLNRPAYSNNLAVLYWLLLAIFLYAMSMVPHYGMYAMSSDRPIIVSHIMALVIFVILAYWLTGWSSQYGVPLALCGAFLGILIYKTIAYLKLKGRQHWLLAESLVST, encoded by the coding sequence ATGATAAAGCCTAAAGCGGTAATGTTTGTCAGGCTTGTCAATATCAGCCTGCGCGGCGTAACTCTACTTTCCAAGTTTTTCTTGATATTTTTGTTGGCACGTTTTTTGGAGCCAAAAGATGTAGCTTTATATGGTTTGATGGCAGCTACTATTGGGTATTCTCTCTTTGCGCTTGGTTTTGACTTCTATACTTACAGCACTAGGGAGTTATTGGCGACTGAAAGAAAGCATTGGGCAGGGCTGCTGCGTGACCAAGGTTGTTTCTTCGGCATTGTTTATCTTGTCGTGCTGCCTGCATTAAGTCTTATTTTTATATTCGGCTTATTACCTCTTTCCATGGCACCCTGGTTTTTTATTCTTGTCGTTTTGGAGCATCTTGCTCAGGAGTTGAATAGGCTACTGGTTGCCATGTCTCGGCAGCTACTTGCCAGCATAGTACTTTTCTTGCGCTCAGGGCTATGGGCCGCTCTTGTCGTTGTGATCTTCTGGGTATCGGAGGATTTACGCCAATTGGATCTGGTGTTTGCCGGCTGGAGCCTAGGAGTTGCAGCAGCCTGCCTATTAGGTGCAAGTGCGCTTTTTCGACTGCATGGAGGTTCGTTAAAACGTAATATTGATTGGTCATGGATAAGAAAGGGAATCAAAGTAGCGCTTCCTTTATTGATCGCCACTTTGGCAATACGAGGCGTATTCACCCTCGATCGCTACTGGGTACAAGCCGTAGCAAATGTGGATGTACTTGCCGCTTATGTGCTGTTCGCCGGCGTAGCAAACGCGGTCATGTCGTTTCTCGATGCCGGTGTTTTCGTTTTTCTTTATCCCAAATTAATTTCCGCTTATCACCAAGCGGACCGCACCGCTTTCAACAATGGCTTTCGCCAGCTATTTATTCAGACGCTAGCAGTTACAATTACTCTGTCGGGGTTGGCGGCGATATTGATATTTCCTTTGCTGGAATGGCTGAATCGCCCCGCCTATTCGAATAATCTTGCCGTTCTTTATTGGTTACTGCTGGCAATTTTTCTTTATGCTATGAGTATGGTACCGCACTATGGGATGTATGCCATGTCTAGCGATCGCCCCATCATAGTGAGTCATATTATGGCATTGGTCATCTTTGTCATCCTGGCTTACTGGCTGACGGGCTGGTCAAGCCAATACGGTGTACCATTAGCATTATGCGGTGCTTTTTTAGGCATACTGATTTATAAAACTATTGCTTACCTGAAATTAAAAGGTAGACAGCACTGGCTGTTGGCAGAATCTTTGGTTTCCACTTGA
- the pseB gene encoding UDP-N-acetylglucosamine 4,6-dehydratase (inverting) yields MFNNASILITGGTGSFGHTFVPMLLKRFNPRRVIIFSRDEMKQWEMAKRFQGDTRVRFFIGDVRDRERLYRALDGVDYVVHAAATKIVPTAEYNPFECVKTNINGAMNLIDACIDKGVKRVVALSTDKASSPINLYGATKLASDKLFVAGNSYAGGHTTRFAVVRYGNVMGSRGSVIPFFMSVRDKGVLPITDARMTRFMISLEEGVELVWHAFEDMEGGEIYVKKIPSMKMTDLGRVVAPEAEQHIVGIRPGEKLHEQMIGAEDSHYTYEYPEHFKILPAINSWDQDANRIKDGKKVEEGFVYSSDTNRDWMRDEELRAWIDANREKIGSI; encoded by the coding sequence ATGTTCAACAACGCTTCGATTCTCATAACCGGCGGCACCGGTTCCTTCGGCCATACCTTCGTGCCCATGCTGCTGAAGCGCTTCAATCCCCGGCGAGTGATCATCTTCTCTCGCGACGAGATGAAGCAGTGGGAAATGGCCAAGCGGTTCCAGGGCGATACACGGGTGCGCTTCTTTATCGGCGACGTGCGCGACCGCGAGCGGCTGTACCGCGCCCTGGACGGGGTCGACTACGTGGTGCACGCGGCGGCCACCAAGATCGTGCCCACCGCCGAGTACAACCCCTTCGAGTGCGTCAAGACCAACATCAACGGCGCCATGAACCTGATCGATGCCTGTATCGACAAGGGGGTCAAGCGGGTGGTGGCACTGTCCACGGACAAGGCCAGCAGTCCGATCAACCTCTACGGCGCCACCAAGCTGGCCTCGGACAAGCTGTTCGTGGCGGGCAACTCCTATGCGGGCGGCCATACCACCCGCTTCGCGGTGGTGCGCTACGGCAACGTCATGGGCTCTCGGGGTTCGGTGATTCCGTTCTTCATGTCGGTCCGGGATAAGGGCGTGCTACCGATCACCGACGCGCGCATGACCCGTTTCATGATTTCCCTGGAGGAGGGCGTCGAGCTGGTCTGGCACGCCTTCGAGGACATGGAAGGCGGCGAGATCTACGTCAAGAAGATCCCGTCCATGAAGATGACCGACCTGGGTCGGGTGGTGGCCCCGGAAGCCGAACAGCACATCGTGGGCATTCGCCCCGGCGAGAAGCTCCACGAACAGATGATCGGCGCCGAGGATTCCCACTACACCTACGAGTACCCGGAGCACTTCAAGATCCTGCCGGCCATCAACAGCTGGGACCAGGACGCCAATCGCATCAAGGACGGCAAGAAGGTCGAGGAAGGCTTCGTCTATTCCAGTGATACCAACCGCGACTGGATGCGTGACGAGGAGCTGCGGGCCTGGATCGACGCCAACCGGGAAAAGATCGGGAGCATCTGA
- the pseC gene encoding UDP-4-amino-4,6-dideoxy-N-acetyl-beta-L-altrosamine transaminase: MIPYGRQDIRQEDVEAVLEVLQSDFLTQGPQVPRFEQAVAEKVGARHALAVNSATSALHIACLALGLGEGDWLWTSPITFVASANCGLYCGAKVDFVDIDPRTYNLCPQALAAKLEQAERDGRLPKILVAVHLCGQPCDMQAIHQLAQRYGFKVIEDASHAIGGKYQSEYIGNGRYSDISVFSFHPVKIITTAEGGMALTHDDALAERMTLLRSHGITREPHLMTHAPDGPWYYQQVDLGFNYRMTELQAALGVAQMTRLDDYVARRNALAERYDTRLAELPLTTPWQHPDSVSARHLYVIRLDLTRIEKSHRDVFESLREQGIGVNLHYIPVHMQPYYRQLGFRQGDFPQAEAYYEEAISLPLFPTMSDAQQDEVVVAVRSAVSVQAS, translated from the coding sequence ATGATTCCGTACGGTCGTCAGGATATACGGCAAGAGGATGTCGAGGCGGTACTCGAGGTGCTGCAGTCAGACTTTCTCACCCAGGGGCCCCAGGTGCCCCGCTTCGAACAGGCGGTGGCGGAGAAGGTCGGCGCGCGCCACGCCTTGGCGGTCAACAGTGCCACCTCGGCGCTGCATATCGCCTGCCTGGCCCTGGGGCTGGGCGAGGGCGACTGGCTGTGGACTTCGCCGATCACCTTCGTCGCCTCCGCCAACTGCGGGCTTTACTGCGGCGCCAAGGTCGATTTCGTCGATATCGACCCGCGCACCTATAACCTTTGCCCGCAGGCGCTGGCCGCCAAGCTCGAACAGGCCGAGCGGGACGGGCGATTGCCCAAGATCCTGGTGGCGGTGCACCTGTGCGGGCAGCCCTGCGACATGCAAGCGATCCACCAACTGGCCCAGCGCTACGGTTTCAAGGTCATCGAAGACGCCTCCCACGCCATCGGCGGCAAATATCAGAGCGAATACATCGGCAACGGTCGCTACAGCGATATCAGCGTGTTCAGCTTTCATCCGGTCAAGATCATCACCACCGCCGAAGGCGGCATGGCGCTGACCCACGACGATGCGCTGGCCGAACGCATGACCCTGCTGCGCAGCCATGGCATCACCCGCGAACCGCACCTGATGACCCACGCGCCGGACGGCCCCTGGTATTACCAGCAGGTCGACCTGGGCTTCAACTACCGCATGACCGAATTGCAGGCCGCCCTAGGGGTCGCGCAGATGACTCGGCTGGATGACTACGTGGCAAGGCGCAACGCCCTGGCGGAGCGCTACGACACGCGGCTGGCGGAGCTGCCGCTGACCACCCCCTGGCAGCATCCGGACAGCGTGTCCGCGCGCCACCTGTATGTGATCCGCCTCGATCTGACGCGAATCGAGAAAAGTCATCGCGACGTCTTCGAATCCCTGCGCGAGCAGGGCATCGGCGTCAACCTGCACTATATTCCGGTGCATATGCAGCCCTACTACCGGCAGCTGGGTTTTCGGCAAGGCGACTTTCCCCAGGCCGAAGCCTATTATGAAGAAGCGATCAGCCTGCCGCTGTTCCCGACGATGAGCGACGCGCAACAGGATGAGGTAGTGGTTGCCGTCAGGTCGGCAGTGTCAGTGCAGGCATCGTGA
- the pseF gene encoding pseudaminic acid cytidylyltransferase produces the protein MLNHRVAIIPARGGSKRIPRKNIKAFGGRPMIAWSIQAALASGCFDRVIVSTDDNAIAEVARQWGAEVPFLRPKELADDHTGTIPVIAQAIDWLREHDQAPQTVCCLYATAPFVQPEDLRRGLAILEEQAVDYAFSVTSYAFPIQRAIRITPEGRVAMFQPEHVTTRSQDLEDAFHDAGQFYWGRAEAWCEGRPIFSAQAAPVMLPRHRVQDIDTPEDWQRAEWLFRSWQAETAAS, from the coding sequence ATGCTGAATCACCGTGTCGCCATCATCCCCGCCCGAGGCGGCAGCAAGCGGATTCCGCGCAAGAATATCAAGGCGTTCGGGGGCAGGCCGATGATCGCCTGGTCCATCCAGGCAGCCTTGGCCAGCGGCTGCTTCGACCGGGTGATCGTTTCCACCGACGATAATGCGATCGCCGAGGTTGCCCGGCAATGGGGCGCCGAGGTGCCTTTCTTGCGGCCAAAAGAACTGGCGGACGATCATACCGGCACGATCCCGGTGATCGCCCAGGCCATCGACTGGCTGCGTGAACATGATCAGGCACCCCAGACGGTCTGTTGTCTGTACGCTACTGCGCCTTTCGTTCAGCCGGAAGACCTTCGGCGCGGCCTGGCGATTCTTGAAGAACAGGCCGTTGACTACGCTTTTTCCGTGACCAGCTACGCCTTTCCCATTCAGCGCGCGATCCGTATCACACCTGAGGGCCGCGTAGCGATGTTCCAGCCCGAACACGTCACCACCCGCTCCCAGGATCTCGAGGACGCCTTTCACGATGCCGGCCAGTTCTATTGGGGACGGGCCGAGGCCTGGTGCGAGGGCCGACCGATCTTTTCCGCGCAGGCCGCCCCGGTCATGCTGCCCCGGCATCGGGTACAGGATATCGATACGCCGGAAGACTGGCAGCGGGCCGAATGGCTGTTTCGCAGCTGGCAAGCCGAAACGGCGGCGTCATGA
- the pseG gene encoding UDP-2,4-diacetamido-2,4,6-trideoxy-beta-L-altropyranose hydrolase → MSLSSDASPMVVVFRVDASLTIGTGHVMRCLTLADALREQGAECHFLCRAHPGHLIEAIRAQGFDTDTLPLQPETLEERQDTPRLAHADWLGASWQEDARWSRELIEGLRPDWLVVDHYALDRCWEEAVLPPGCRLLVIDDLADREHRCDLLLDQNLGRQADDYAGLVPERCTRLIGPRYALLRPEFACLRETSLARRAMPRLKRLLISMGGIDKDNATGTVLDALGDCPLPEDCRISVVMGGNAPWLAQVKDQAATMPWPTEVAVNVTDMAERMVQADLAIGAAGSTSWERCCLGLPTLMVVLAVNQRIIAGALQAMGAGGLIGGSDTLRFALPEALRALLTPNTLTTMSRAAADLTDGQGLTRLCTAMHAHSQAVSDE, encoded by the coding sequence ATGAGTCTTTCATCCGACGCATCGCCCATGGTTGTGGTCTTCCGTGTCGATGCCTCACTGACGATCGGCACCGGCCATGTCATGCGCTGCCTGACCCTGGCGGACGCCCTGCGTGAGCAAGGCGCCGAGTGTCATTTCCTGTGCCGCGCGCATCCGGGACATCTGATCGAGGCGATTCGCGCTCAGGGATTCGACACAGATACCCTGCCTCTCCAGCCGGAAACCCTGGAAGAGCGTCAGGATACGCCTCGCCTCGCCCATGCGGATTGGCTGGGGGCGAGCTGGCAGGAAGATGCCCGCTGGAGCCGCGAGCTTATCGAAGGTTTACGTCCGGACTGGCTGGTGGTCGATCACTACGCCCTGGACAGGTGCTGGGAAGAGGCCGTGCTTCCCCCAGGCTGTCGATTGCTGGTCATCGACGATTTGGCGGATCGTGAACATCGCTGCGATCTGTTGCTCGATCAAAACCTCGGACGCCAGGCCGACGATTATGCCGGGCTCGTGCCCGAGCGCTGCACTCGTTTGATCGGCCCTCGCTATGCCTTGCTTCGCCCCGAGTTCGCCTGCCTGCGTGAGACCAGTCTGGCCCGACGCGCGATGCCGCGACTCAAGCGGCTGCTGATCAGCATGGGCGGCATCGACAAGGACAATGCGACCGGCACGGTACTCGACGCCTTGGGCGATTGCCCGCTTCCCGAGGATTGTCGTATCAGCGTGGTGATGGGTGGCAATGCGCCTTGGCTTGCCCAGGTCAAGGACCAGGCCGCCACCATGCCCTGGCCCACCGAAGTGGCGGTGAATGTCACCGATATGGCCGAACGCATGGTTCAGGCGGATCTGGCCATCGGCGCGGCGGGCAGCACCTCCTGGGAGCGCTGCTGTCTGGGCCTGCCGACGCTGATGGTGGTACTGGCGGTGAATCAACGCATCATTGCCGGTGCACTGCAAGCGATGGGCGCCGGTGGACTGATTGGGGGTAGCGATACGCTTCGCTTTGCATTACCCGAGGCATTACGTGCGCTCCTGACACCTAACACATTGACAACCATGAGTCGGGCCGCCGCTGATCTCACGGATGGTCAGGGGCTCACTCGTTTGTGTACCGCCATGCATGCCCACAGCCAGGCCGTGTCCGATGAATAG
- the pseH gene encoding UDP-4-amino-4,6-dideoxy-N-acetyl-beta-L-altrosamine N-acetyltransferase: MNSRLREMRANDLERVLAWRNHPEVRRYMYTRHEIRLDEHRQWFERASQDPAKHLLIFAVAGTPTGFVNITQHQQGPIADWGFYLAPEAPRGTGRQLGQSALTFAFGELGLHKLCGQALAFNERSIRFHRRLGFQQEGLLRDQYFDGEQFHSMVCFGLLHHEWPSQSGESI, from the coding sequence ATGAATAGTCGTTTACGCGAGATGAGGGCAAACGATCTTGAGCGGGTTCTGGCCTGGCGCAATCACCCCGAGGTGCGCCGTTACATGTATACCCGGCATGAAATCCGTCTCGATGAACACCGGCAGTGGTTCGAGCGTGCCTCGCAGGATCCCGCCAAGCATCTGCTGATCTTCGCGGTGGCAGGCACGCCCACAGGGTTCGTCAACATCACCCAGCATCAGCAGGGACCCATCGCCGATTGGGGCTTCTATCTTGCGCCTGAGGCGCCTCGTGGCACCGGCCGGCAGCTGGGTCAGTCGGCTCTCACGTTTGCCTTCGGCGAGCTGGGCCTGCACAAGCTCTGCGGCCAGGCGCTGGCTTTTAATGAGCGCTCCATTCGCTTCCATCGACGGCTGGGTTTTCAGCAGGAAGGCCTATTGCGTGATCAATATTTCGATGGAGAACAGTTTCATTCAATGGTCTGCTTCGGTCTGTTGCACCACGAGTGGCCATCTCAATCAGGAGAGAGCATCTGA
- the pseI gene encoding pseudaminic acid synthase, with protein sequence MSLPHITIAGRRIAADAPPYIIAELSANHNGKLETALQIIEEAKKAGADAVKLQTYRPDTITLDCDSEEFRIKGGLWDGRTLYELYEEAHMPWEWHQPLFEHARKLGITIFSSPFDNTAVDLLEDLNAPAYKIASFEAVDLPLIEYVARTGKPMIISTGMADAKEIQEAIDAAKGAGCKELAILQCVSGYPAPAEDYNLRTIPDMIERFGLVTGLSDHTLDNTTAITSVALGASLIEKHFTLDRNGGGPDDSFSLESKELEALCRDSKTAWQALGKVDYGRKSSEQGNVQFRRSLYFVKDLKAGDIITEDAVRSVRPGYGLAPKYLQSIMGKRVKVDVSAYTPSSLDVLSEQK encoded by the coding sequence ATGTCCCTCCCTCATATCACTATCGCCGGACGGCGCATCGCCGCCGATGCGCCGCCTTACATCATCGCCGAACTCTCCGCCAATCATAACGGTAAGCTCGAGACTGCCCTGCAGATTATCGAAGAAGCCAAGAAGGCCGGGGCGGATGCGGTCAAGCTGCAAACCTATCGCCCCGACACCATCACCCTCGACTGCGATAGCGAGGAATTTCGTATCAAAGGTGGGTTGTGGGATGGGCGTACCCTCTATGAGCTCTACGAAGAAGCCCACATGCCCTGGGAATGGCACCAGCCGCTGTTCGAGCATGCGAGAAAGCTGGGTATCACCATCTTCAGTTCGCCCTTCGACAATACCGCCGTCGACCTGCTCGAAGACCTGAATGCGCCCGCCTACAAGATCGCCTCCTTCGAGGCCGTCGACCTGCCGCTGATCGAATACGTTGCGCGCACCGGCAAGCCGATGATCATCTCCACCGGCATGGCGGATGCCAAGGAAATCCAGGAAGCCATCGATGCCGCGAAGGGTGCCGGCTGTAAGGAGCTAGCCATCCTGCAGTGCGTGAGCGGCTATCCGGCGCCGGCGGAAGATTACAACCTGCGCACCATCCCCGACATGATCGAACGCTTCGGCTTGGTCACCGGCCTGTCGGACCACACCCTCGACAACACCACCGCCATCACCAGCGTCGCGCTGGGTGCCAGCCTGATTGAAAAGCACTTTACCCTCGACCGTAACGGCGGCGGCCCGGATGACAGCTTCTCGCTGGAATCGAAAGAGCTTGAAGCCTTGTGCCGCGACAGCAAGACTGCCTGGCAAGCCCTTGGCAAAGTCGACTACGGACGTAAATCCAGCGAGCAGGGCAATGTACAGTTCCGCCGATCGCTGTACTTCGTCAAGGATCTCAAGGCAGGTGATATCATTACCGAGGATGCGGTAAGGAGTGTCAGGCCGGGGTATGGATTGGCGCCGAAGTATCTGCAGTCCATTATGGGCAAGAGGGTAAAAGTGGATGTATCCGCCTACACACCATCTAGTCTAGATGTCTTGAGCGAGCAAAAGTAG